One genomic region from Paroceanicella profunda encodes:
- a CDS encoding TRAP transporter small permease subunit has translation MDETRSERFGPLIRGIDRITLAGGVLAAACLMALFGLIFAEVLARNIWGTSLSFSWDYAAYMMGACFLLAGGSALRGGAHVRVTALHEAVPRRAVWVMDLAACVVGLAVTAFILWALGHMAWLSFGRGTTASSVVKTPLWIPQLVLALGALIFVAQMLAQLLRVLRGETIIEEPKTEEAA, from the coding sequence ATGGACGAGACGAGATCCGAGCGGTTCGGGCCGCTGATCCGCGGCATCGACCGGATCACCCTTGCGGGGGGCGTGCTTGCCGCTGCCTGCCTGATGGCCCTGTTCGGCCTCATCTTCGCCGAGGTTCTGGCGCGCAACATCTGGGGCACCAGCCTGTCCTTCAGCTGGGACTACGCCGCCTACATGATGGGCGCGTGCTTCCTGCTGGCCGGCGGCAGCGCGCTGCGCGGCGGTGCGCATGTGCGGGTGACGGCGCTGCACGAGGCGGTGCCGCGCCGGGCGGTCTGGGTGATGGACCTCGCGGCCTGCGTGGTGGGGCTCGCGGTCACCGCCTTCATTCTCTGGGCCCTGGGGCACATGGCCTGGCTCTCCTTCGGGCGCGGCACCACGGCCTCCTCCGTGGTCAAGACCCCGCTGTGGATCCCGCAACTGGTGCTCGCCCTGGGCGCGCTGATCTTCGTGGCCCAGATGCTCGCCCAGCTGCTGCGGGTGCTGCGCGGCGAGACGATCATCGAGGAACCGAAAACCGAGGAGGCCGCGTGA
- a CDS encoding TRAP transporter large permease, giving the protein MGKIGLTLLGLLALLLGTGVWVGLGLIGAGIGTLALFKPTMPVEKLFAQQAWNSAVSMEMLALPLFILMAEILFRTRLSEALFTGLAPWTRRLPGRLSHITVLSSTLFAAVSGSSAATTATVGRISASELIGRGYDRNLIIGSLAGAGTLGFLIPPSVIMIIYGVLAEESILKLFMAGILPGGLLALSYMGYLGIRAVMDPSLVGEAPPHTTLLEKLAALRGLGPVLLLILAVIGSMYGGIASPTEAASVGVAGAILIGLFQRTLSVKTLAEAAYHAAQTSAMIGLIIIGAMFLSVSLGYLGLPRYIAGEIQALGLSPFALIVVLLVFYVILGCLMEGMSSIVMTLPITLPLVLAAGYDKVWFGVFLVLVVEMAQITPPVGFNLIVIQRITGDRIGTIARAALPFFFIMAAFALVIAVFPGIVTWLPDTLSARN; this is encoded by the coding sequence ATGGGCAAGATCGGACTCACCCTGCTGGGGCTGCTCGCCCTGCTGCTCGGCACCGGTGTCTGGGTGGGGTTGGGCCTCATCGGCGCGGGCATCGGCACGCTCGCGCTGTTCAAGCCGACGATGCCGGTGGAGAAGCTCTTCGCCCAGCAGGCCTGGAACTCCGCCGTGAGCATGGAGATGCTCGCCCTGCCGCTGTTCATCCTGATGGCCGAGATCCTGTTCCGCACCCGGCTCTCCGAGGCGCTGTTCACCGGGCTCGCGCCCTGGACCCGCCGCCTGCCGGGCCGGCTGAGCCATATCACCGTGCTCTCCTCCACGCTCTTCGCCGCCGTCTCCGGCTCCTCCGCCGCCACCACGGCCACGGTGGGGCGCATCTCGGCTTCCGAGCTGATCGGCCGCGGCTATGACCGCAACCTGATCATCGGCAGCCTCGCGGGCGCCGGCACCCTGGGCTTCCTCATCCCGCCCTCGGTGATCATGATCATCTACGGGGTGCTGGCGGAGGAATCGATCCTCAAGCTGTTCATGGCCGGCATCCTGCCCGGCGGCCTGCTGGCGCTCTCCTACATGGGCTATCTCGGCATCCGCGCCGTCATGGATCCCTCGCTGGTGGGCGAGGCCCCGCCCCACACCACGCTGCTGGAAAAGCTCGCCGCCCTGCGCGGGCTGGGCCCGGTGCTGCTGCTCATCCTCGCGGTGATCGGCTCCATGTACGGCGGCATCGCCTCGCCCACCGAGGCGGCCTCCGTGGGCGTGGCCGGGGCCATCCTGATCGGGCTGTTCCAGCGCACGCTCTCGGTGAAAACCCTCGCCGAGGCCGCCTACCACGCCGCCCAGACCTCGGCGATGATCGGGCTGATCATCATCGGGGCGATGTTCCTCTCCGTCTCGCTGGGCTATCTCGGCCTGCCGCGCTACATCGCCGGCGAGATCCAGGCGCTCGGCCTCTCGCCTTTCGCGCTCATCGTGGTGCTGCTGGTGTTCTACGTCATCCTGGGCTGCCTGATGGAGGGCATGTCGTCGATCGTGATGACCCTGCCCATCACCCTGCCGCTGGTGCTCGCCGCCGGCTACGACAAGGTGTGGTTCGGCGTGTTCCTGGTGCTGGTGGTGGAGATGGCGCAGATCACGCCCCCGGTGGGGTTCAACCTCATCGTCATCCAGCGTATCACCGGCGACCGGATCGGCACCATCGCCCGCGCGGCGCTGCCGTTCTTCTTCATCATGGCCGCCTTCGCGCTGGTGATCGCCGTTTTCCCCGGCATCGTCACCTGGCTGCCCGACACGCTCTCCGCACGGAACTGA
- the pxpB gene encoding 5-oxoprolinase subunit PxpB, translated as MTPRILAAGDQALTVELSCEVDEAVNARVIALARSLADDPIPGVEETVPTYRSLLVLYDPGAVRGAALGPALLARLETLDVRPGAARLWRVPVEYGGETGLDLEEMARMKEMSPDELIALHGSAEYRVHMIGFAPGFTYLGGLPERLHTPRRATPRQVVAASSIGIGGKQASVNSVAGPSGWRFLGRTPLVPFDPAREEPFLFRAGDRIRFHPVTSAEAARLDAALARGETPVTPEVAA; from the coding sequence ATGACTCCCCGCATCCTCGCCGCCGGCGACCAGGCCCTCACCGTCGAACTCTCCTGCGAGGTGGACGAGGCGGTGAACGCGCGGGTCATCGCGCTGGCGCGCTCCCTCGCCGACGACCCCATCCCCGGGGTGGAGGAGACGGTGCCCACCTACCGCTCGCTCCTCGTGCTCTACGACCCCGGGGCGGTGCGCGGCGCGGCCCTGGGGCCGGCGCTGCTCGCCCGGCTGGAGACGCTCGACGTGCGCCCCGGCGCCGCCCGGCTGTGGCGCGTGCCGGTGGAATACGGCGGCGAGACCGGGCTGGACCTGGAGGAGATGGCCCGCATGAAGGAGATGAGCCCGGACGAGCTCATCGCCCTGCACGGCTCGGCCGAGTACCGGGTGCACATGATCGGCTTCGCGCCGGGCTTCACCTATCTCGGCGGGCTGCCGGAGCGGCTGCACACCCCGCGCCGGGCCACGCCGCGCCAGGTCGTCGCCGCCTCCTCCATCGGCATCGGCGGCAAGCAGGCGAGCGTGAACTCGGTGGCCGGCCCCTCCGGCTGGCGCTTCCTCGGGCGCACGCCGCTGGTGCCCTTCGACCCTGCGCGGGAGGAGCCCTTCCTGTTCCGCGCCGGAGACCGCATCCGCTTCCACCCCGTCACGTCCGCCGAGGCCGCAAGGCTCGACGCGGCGCTGGCCCGCGGCGAAACCCCGGTCACCCCGGAGGTGGCGGCATGA
- a CDS encoding biotin-dependent carboxyltransferase family protein, whose product MSALLKIRRASPMLTVQDRGRRGLLHAGVSGSGPMDPPAFALANALVGNGPEAAGLEYAGFGGTFEVTAPVRIAVTGGEAQLSRDGAALAPWESHELAPGQVLGVGALKDAVWGYLAVSGGIETPPVLGARATHLRTGLGGHEGRALREGDDLPLGETAIGPCLRLRSPLPRGTGPIRVVPGPQDEFFDEAAWAAFAGGSFTVSATRDRMATALEGQEIRAAKGHDIVSDGTPLGSVQVPGSGRPIVLMAERQTTGGYPKIATVASADLPRLAQTPSGGALSFTRVSREEAEEAALAARRALARAIDTLAPKGSLQLSSEYLLSVNLIDGVVGPEAAEP is encoded by the coding sequence ATGAGCGCGCTGCTGAAGATCCGCCGCGCCTCGCCCATGCTCACCGTGCAGGACCGCGGCCGCCGCGGGCTGCTGCATGCCGGCGTCTCCGGCTCGGGGCCCATGGACCCGCCGGCCTTCGCGCTGGCCAATGCCCTCGTGGGCAACGGGCCGGAGGCGGCGGGGCTGGAATACGCCGGCTTCGGCGGCACGTTCGAGGTCACCGCCCCGGTGCGCATCGCCGTCACCGGCGGCGAGGCGCAGCTGAGCCGCGACGGCGCCGCCCTCGCCCCCTGGGAGAGCCATGAGCTCGCCCCCGGCCAGGTGCTCGGCGTCGGCGCGCTGAAGGACGCGGTCTGGGGCTACCTCGCCGTCTCGGGCGGCATCGAGACCCCCCCGGTGCTGGGCGCCCGCGCCACCCACCTGCGCACCGGCCTCGGCGGCCACGAAGGCCGCGCCCTGCGCGAGGGCGACGACCTGCCCCTGGGCGAGACCGCCATCGGTCCCTGCCTGCGCCTGCGCAGCCCCCTGCCGCGCGGCACCGGCCCGATCCGCGTGGTGCCCGGCCCGCAGGACGAGTTCTTCGACGAGGCCGCCTGGGCGGCCTTCGCCGGCGGCAGCTTCACCGTCTCCGCCACGCGCGACCGCATGGCCACCGCGCTGGAGGGCCAGGAGATCCGCGCCGCGAAGGGGCATGACATCGTCTCAGACGGCACGCCGCTGGGCTCGGTGCAGGTGCCCGGCTCCGGCCGGCCCATCGTGCTGATGGCCGAGCGGCAGACCACAGGCGGCTATCCCAAGATCGCCACCGTCGCCTCGGCCGACCTGCCGCGCCTCGCGCAAACCCCCAGCGGCGGGGCGCTGAGCTTCACGAGGGTGAGCCGGGAGGAGGCGGAGGAGGCGGCGCTGGCCGCGCGCCGCGCCCTCGCCCGGGCCATCGACACGCTGGCACCCAAGGGCAGCCTGCAGCTCAGCTCGGAATACCTGCTGTCGGTCAACCTGATCGACGGCGTGGTGGGGCCGGAAGCGGCCGAGCCATGA
- a CDS encoding GntR family transcriptional regulator: MSPLSLARQAHARIIEMIFSGAIAPGDALQEAKLGDVLEMSRTPVREAIKRIEAEGLAARDGRFLRVRRLTRAEVEEIFFLRGALESYSAGAATSLPAADLDAIEARIRALMDTGPEAGSPGEEEEEGEEHWRVDNAFHRLLAGATGNAVLLRTVDDLRLRTCMFDHTQVPERFRRGCEEHLRILDALRAADGPAAARLMAAHVAGARDAILARIDTLSGQTR; encoded by the coding sequence ATGAGCCCGCTGTCGCTGGCCCGCCAGGCCCATGCCCGCATCATCGAGATGATCTTCTCCGGCGCCATCGCCCCCGGCGACGCCCTGCAGGAGGCGAAGCTGGGCGATGTGCTGGAGATGTCGCGCACCCCGGTGCGCGAGGCGATCAAGCGCATCGAGGCGGAGGGGCTGGCGGCCCGCGACGGGCGCTTCCTGCGCGTGCGCAGGCTCACCCGCGCGGAGGTGGAGGAGATCTTCTTCCTGCGCGGCGCGCTGGAGAGCTACAGCGCCGGCGCCGCCACCTCCCTCCCCGCCGCCGATCTCGACGCCATCGAGGCCCGCATCCGCGCCCTGATGGACACCGGCCCCGAGGCAGGCAGCCCCGGCGAGGAGGAGGAGGAGGGCGAGGAGCACTGGCGGGTGGACAACGCCTTCCACCGCCTGCTCGCCGGCGCCACCGGCAATGCCGTCCTGCTGCGCACGGTCGACGACCTGCGCCTGCGCACCTGCATGTTCGACCACACCCAGGTGCCCGAGCGCTTCCGTCGCGGCTGCGAGGAGCACCTGCGCATTCTCGACGCCCTGCGCGCCGCCGACGGCCCCGCCGCCGCGCGCCTGATGGCCGCCCATGTGGCCGGCGCGCGCGACGCCATCCTCGCCCGTATCGACACTCTCTCCGGACAGACCCGATGA
- a CDS encoding NAD(P)-dependent oxidoreductase, with protein MTRCLILQPVHEAGLSLLRANGITPVPCPAPDMETVARLIPGCAAAITRDAGFSAAAFAAADALRVVVVHGAGHDAVDKEAATARGVLVCNTPGANARSVSELALGLALAAARAIPAADAAERAGRPGFREAHSCTELSGKTALIVGWGATGAGLGRMLAVALGMRVLVHSPRATDVGGFERVASLAEGLAQADLVSLHTPLRPETRGLIGPDALAALKPGAILVNTARAGLVDEAALAAALASGRLAAAGLDVYSPEAPRGPLGKSPRVVFTPHLGGTTEEALRRVAIGAAGHVIAALSGQRPATALNAPEPDFA; from the coding sequence ATGACCAGATGCCTGATCCTGCAACCCGTTCACGAGGCCGGCCTTTCCCTGCTGCGCGCGAACGGCATCACCCCGGTGCCCTGCCCCGCCCCGGACATGGAGACCGTGGCACGCCTCATCCCCGGCTGCGCCGCCGCCATCACCCGGGACGCCGGCTTCTCCGCCGCGGCCTTCGCGGCCGCCGACGCACTGAGGGTGGTGGTGGTGCACGGCGCCGGCCATGACGCGGTGGACAAGGAGGCCGCCACCGCCCGCGGCGTGCTGGTGTGCAACACGCCCGGCGCGAACGCCCGCTCGGTGAGCGAACTGGCGCTCGGCCTCGCCCTCGCCGCCGCCCGGGCCATTCCCGCCGCCGATGCCGCGGAGCGCGCCGGCCGGCCCGGCTTCCGCGAGGCGCACTCCTGTACCGAGCTTTCCGGCAAGACCGCGCTGATCGTGGGCTGGGGCGCCACGGGCGCCGGGCTGGGCCGGATGCTCGCCGTCGCCCTGGGCATGCGGGTGCTCGTCCACTCCCCCCGCGCCACCGACGTGGGCGGCTTCGAGCGGGTGGCCAGCCTCGCGGAGGGGCTGGCGCAGGCCGATCTCGTCTCGCTGCACACGCCGCTGCGCCCGGAAACCCGGGGGCTGATCGGCCCGGATGCGCTGGCGGCGCTGAAGCCCGGCGCCATCCTGGTGAACACCGCCCGCGCCGGGCTGGTGGACGAGGCCGCGCTGGCCGCGGCACTCGCCTCCGGGCGGCTGGCCGCCGCCGGGCTCGACGTCTATTCGCCGGAGGCGCCGCGCGGCCCGCTGGGGAAAAGCCCCCGGGTGGTCTTCACACCCCATCTCGGAGGCACTACCGAGGAGGCGCTCCGCCGGGTCGCCATCGGTGCGGCGGGGCATGTCATCGCCGCCCTCTCCGGGCAGCGCCCCGCAACGGCCCTCAACGCCCCGGAACCGGACTTCGCATGA
- a CDS encoding hydantoinase/carbamoylase family amidase, with protein MTHVIDETIDRLLTRINAISLPGPGFTRPSYSPLETEAHGVVAEEAEALGLEVTRDAGMNLFARLPGRDRTAPALHIGSHVDTVPYGGAYDGTAGVAGAMALAAAFVRSGETPPTDIVVTVTRAEESVWFPVSYIGSRAALCRLKPEEMEAVRCDTGRTLADHMRDEGADPDAVLRGPGLAPAQFIELHIEQGPVLFDADEPFAIVKGVRGGLRYRNARIEGTWAHSGGAPRGARADAVFALADLVTGLDRVWGEVLAEGHDLAVTFGRVDAATDEHAFAKVPGLCDFCLDLRSDDVAVLERMDAELKAQIAAIEAARGVRFALGAQSRSTPSPLSATLGGRLAEAAAPLGHAPRRILSGGGHDAAAFAQAGWESVMVFLRNWDGSHNPKEGMDPADLGQAVRMIHAAFADRQARP; from the coding sequence ATGACCCACGTGATCGACGAGACCATCGACCGCCTGCTGACCCGCATCAACGCCATCAGCCTGCCCGGGCCGGGCTTCACCCGCCCCTCCTACAGCCCGCTGGAGACCGAGGCGCACGGCGTGGTGGCCGAGGAGGCCGAGGCGCTGGGGCTCGAGGTCACGCGCGATGCCGGCATGAACCTCTTCGCCCGCCTGCCGGGCCGCGACCGCACGGCGCCCGCGCTCCACATCGGCTCGCATGTCGACACGGTGCCCTATGGCGGCGCCTATGACGGCACGGCGGGCGTGGCCGGGGCCATGGCCCTCGCGGCCGCCTTCGTGCGGAGCGGCGAAACCCCGCCCACGGACATCGTCGTCACCGTCACCCGGGCGGAGGAGAGCGTGTGGTTCCCGGTGTCCTACATCGGCTCGCGCGCGGCCCTCTGCCGGCTGAAGCCGGAGGAGATGGAGGCCGTGCGCTGCGACACCGGCCGGACCCTCGCCGATCACATGCGCGACGAGGGCGCGGACCCGGACGCGGTGCTGCGCGGCCCCGGCCTCGCCCCCGCGCAGTTCATCGAGCTGCACATCGAGCAGGGCCCGGTGCTGTTCGACGCCGACGAGCCCTTCGCCATCGTGAAGGGCGTGCGCGGCGGCCTGCGCTACCGCAACGCGCGCATCGAGGGCACCTGGGCGCATTCCGGCGGCGCCCCGCGCGGCGCGCGCGCCGACGCGGTCTTCGCCCTCGCCGATCTCGTCACCGGGCTGGACCGGGTGTGGGGCGAGGTGCTGGCCGAGGGGCATGACCTCGCCGTCACCTTCGGCCGGGTGGACGCCGCCACCGACGAGCACGCCTTCGCCAAGGTGCCGGGCCTCTGCGACTTCTGCCTCGACCTGCGCTCGGACGACGTGGCGGTGCTGGAACGGATGGACGCCGAGCTGAAGGCGCAGATCGCAGCCATCGAGGCCGCGCGCGGCGTGCGCTTCGCGCTCGGGGCCCAGTCGCGCAGCACGCCCTCGCCGCTCTCCGCCACGCTGGGCGGCCGGCTGGCGGAGGCCGCCGCGCCGCTGGGCCACGCGCCGCGCCGCATCCTCTCCGGCGGCGGGCATGACGCGGCGGCCTTCGCCCAGGCGGGCTGGGAGTCCGTGATGGTGTTCCTGCGCAACTGGGACGGCAGCCACAACCCGAAGGAGGGCATGGACCCCGCGGACCTCGGCCAGGCCGTGCGGATGATCCACGCCGCCTTCGCAGACCGGCAGGCCCGGCCATGA
- a CDS encoding GntR family transcriptional regulator yields MTDPAAAPGTLAQQAYGALKSRILEGGFAPEDMLTERGLAAASGVSRTPLRAAISRLEAEGVIARLPGGALMIRPVTAETLLEIVQTRRLLEAAAAARAAERIAAGAPLPATLEASRDTMRAYAEGRDTAFDTFWADDDAFHAAVAETAGLQLLPELLAQMRAEARRCTITRAHDRFAEQAAEHLAVIEAIAAGRPDAARAAMEAHLESVRARFLGWLGRP; encoded by the coding sequence ATGACCGACCCCGCCGCCGCCCCGGGCACCCTGGCCCAGCAGGCCTACGGCGCCCTGAAGAGCCGCATCCTGGAGGGGGGATTCGCCCCCGAGGACATGCTCACCGAGCGCGGGCTGGCGGCGGCCTCCGGTGTCTCGCGCACGCCGCTGCGCGCGGCCATCTCCCGGCTGGAGGCCGAAGGGGTGATCGCCCGGCTGCCCGGCGGCGCGCTGATGATCCGCCCGGTCACCGCGGAAACCCTGCTGGAAATCGTGCAGACCCGCCGCCTGCTGGAAGCCGCCGCCGCCGCCCGTGCGGCGGAGCGCATCGCCGCCGGAGCGCCCCTGCCCGCCACGCTGGAGGCCTCGCGCGACACCATGCGCGCCTATGCGGAGGGGCGCGACACCGCCTTCGACACCTTCTGGGCCGATGACGACGCCTTCCACGCCGCCGTGGCCGAAACCGCCGGCCTGCAGCTCCTCCCCGAGCTCCTGGCGCAGATGCGCGCCGAGGCCCGGCGCTGCACCATCACCCGCGCGCATGACCGTTTCGCCGAGCAGGCGGCCGAGCATCTCGCGGTGATCGAGGCCATCGCCGCCGGCCGCCCCGACGCAGCCCGCGCCGCGATGGAGGCGCATCTGGAGAGCGTGCGCGCCCGTTTCCTCGGCTGGCTCGGCCGGCCCTGA
- a CDS encoding M24 family metallopeptidase, with translation MTPSPLPRGCEAAFPETEFAQRQARARAALAAAGFEALVVTGPENIFWLTGRQTAGYFAFQALVLPLEGAPQLLVRLLEAPGAAANTFVPLTTWADGESPAGALAALLARMGLTRPALERQGWFVSPDMIARIEAAVGAGPLPDGSGLLEPLRMVKSAAERAAIRTAAVSAEAGMRAALDTCRAGVSENDIAAAMLSAATRAGSEAMAMEPLVSSGPRSGLPHMTWRRRVLESGDPVFLELAGSHARYHAALMRSVWIGTPPAEARAMMDCALEALAAALAAIRPGAPCSASHDAAQAVIDAAGHTSAFGKRIGYSMGVAFAPDWGEGAVLSLFTGVETELREGMVFHLPATLRAFGTWTVGASETVIVTATGCEPLSALPRDIAVR, from the coding sequence ATGACCCCTTCTCCCCTGCCCCGCGGCTGCGAGGCCGCCTTCCCCGAGACCGAGTTCGCGCAGCGCCAGGCGCGCGCCCGCGCCGCCCTCGCCGCCGCCGGATTCGAGGCGCTGGTCGTCACCGGGCCGGAGAACATCTTCTGGCTCACCGGGCGGCAGACGGCGGGGTATTTCGCCTTCCAGGCCCTCGTGCTGCCGCTGGAGGGCGCGCCGCAACTGCTCGTGCGGCTGCTGGAGGCGCCCGGGGCGGCGGCGAACACCTTCGTGCCGCTCACCACCTGGGCGGATGGCGAGAGCCCGGCCGGCGCGCTGGCCGCCCTTCTGGCGCGCATGGGCCTCACCCGCCCGGCGCTGGAGCGGCAGGGCTGGTTCGTCTCGCCCGACATGATCGCGCGCATCGAGGCGGCGGTGGGCGCCGGCCCGCTGCCGGACGGCTCGGGCCTGCTGGAGCCGCTGCGCATGGTCAAGTCCGCCGCGGAGCGCGCCGCCATCCGCACCGCCGCCGTCAGCGCGGAGGCCGGCATGCGGGCCGCCCTGGACACCTGCCGCGCCGGGGTGAGCGAGAACGACATCGCCGCAGCGATGCTCTCCGCCGCCACCCGCGCCGGGTCCGAGGCGATGGCGATGGAGCCGCTGGTCTCCTCCGGCCCGCGCTCCGGCCTGCCGCACATGACCTGGCGCCGCCGCGTGCTGGAGTCGGGAGACCCGGTGTTCCTGGAACTCGCCGGCAGCCACGCCCGCTACCACGCCGCGCTGATGCGCAGCGTCTGGATCGGCACCCCCCCGGCGGAGGCCCGCGCGATGATGGATTGCGCGCTGGAGGCCCTCGCCGCCGCCCTCGCGGCCATCCGCCCCGGCGCCCCCTGCTCCGCCTCGCATGACGCCGCGCAGGCGGTGATCGACGCCGCCGGCCACACCTCCGCCTTCGGCAAGCGCATCGGCTATTCCATGGGCGTGGCCTTCGCGCCGGACTGGGGCGAGGGCGCGGTGCTGAGCCTGTTCACCGGGGTGGAGACGGAGCTTCGGGAGGGCATGGTCTTCCACCTCCCCGCCACGCTGCGCGCCTTCGGCACCTGGACGGTGGGCGCAAGCGAGACGGTCATCGTCACCGCCACCGGCTGCGAACCGCTCTCCGCCCTGCCGCGCGACATCGCCGTACGCTGA
- a CDS encoding YigZ family protein yields the protein MIVLENIISDRGSKYAVSGGPCASEEEARAFIATLKRRKKFAKATHNTWGLLTAGGPIKNDDGESGAGMVILRMLEREGLTGQIVVVTRWYGGKHLGGDRFRHVQDAVRIYLDHARRAAEG from the coding sequence ATGATCGTGCTCGAGAACATCATCAGCGACCGCGGCTCGAAATACGCGGTCTCCGGCGGCCCCTGCGCCTCGGAGGAGGAGGCCCGCGCCTTCATCGCCACGCTGAAGCGCCGGAAGAAATTCGCGAAGGCCACCCACAACACATGGGGCCTGCTGACCGCCGGCGGCCCGATCAAGAACGATGACGGCGAGAGCGGCGCCGGCATGGTGATCCTGCGGATGCTGGAGCGCGAGGGCCTCACCGGACAGATCGTCGTCGTCACCCGATGGTACGGCGGCAAGCACCTCGGCGGAGACCGCTTCCGCCACGTGCAGGACGCGGTGCGGATCTACCTCGACCACGCGAGGCGCGCCGCCGAGGGTTGA
- a CDS encoding LysR family transcriptional regulator has protein sequence MSAPGRPPQGQAPEVSLRLLEIFGAMMRCETTVEAAELLGISQPAVSNGLRQMESQLGVTLFERLHRRLHPTEEATLLFEEIRPVFGLLRGFTSRARDIRQGHSGRLRIIATPPLGHTVAPAALRNLLRDRPEVSVSYDVRRLENVLEAVKDGTADIGLALALERHPAVHVEVLHRGHMVALVPAASELAARAEVTARDLAQSGFIGLVNESRLGKLLQTAFERDGAEYDPRVEVRYCSTAAVLANAELGAAVVDPFTAQFHATPGMVSRPFMPPSEVTAVLILRRGVPRSRLLHSFIAELRAVFQAPGAFT, from the coding sequence ATGTCCGCCCCCGGCCGTCCCCCGCAGGGTCAGGCGCCCGAGGTGTCGCTGCGCCTGCTGGAGATCTTCGGGGCGATGATGCGCTGCGAAACCACGGTGGAGGCGGCGGAACTGCTGGGCATCTCGCAGCCCGCGGTCTCCAACGGGCTGCGCCAGATGGAGAGCCAGCTGGGCGTGACCCTGTTCGAGCGCCTGCACCGCCGCCTGCACCCCACGGAGGAGGCGACGCTGCTGTTCGAGGAGATCCGCCCGGTCTTCGGCCTGCTGCGCGGCTTCACCTCGCGGGCGCGCGACATCCGGCAGGGCCATTCGGGGCGGTTGCGCATCATCGCCACGCCGCCGCTGGGCCACACGGTGGCCCCGGCCGCGCTGCGCAACCTGCTGCGCGACCGGCCGGAGGTCTCCGTCTCCTACGACGTGCGCCGGCTGGAGAACGTGCTGGAGGCGGTGAAGGACGGCACGGCGGACATCGGCCTGGCGCTGGCGCTGGAGCGGCACCCGGCGGTGCATGTGGAGGTGCTGCACCGCGGCCACATGGTGGCGCTGGTGCCGGCGGCCTCGGAGCTCGCCGCGCGCGCCGAGGTGACGGCGCGCGACCTCGCGCAGAGCGGCTTCATCGGGCTGGTGAACGAATCCCGCCTCGGCAAGCTGCTGCAGACCGCCTTCGAGCGCGACGGCGCGGAGTACGACCCCCGGGTGGAGGTGCGCTACTGCTCCACCGCCGCGGTGCTGGCGAACGCCGAGCTGGGCGCGGCCGTGGTGGACCCGTTCACCGCGCAGTTCCACGCCACGCCGGGGATGGTGTCGCGCCCGTTCATGCCGCCCTCCGAGGTGACCGCCGTGCTGATCCTGCGCCGCGGCGTGCCGCGCTCGCGGCTGCTGCACAGCTTCATCGCGGAGCTGAGGGCGGTGTTCCAGGCGCCCGGGGCCTTCACGTGA
- a CDS encoding aspartate/glutamate racemase family protein: protein MNGMTPGPILVVNPNSSQSVTDGLSAALERFRVPGGPAIECLTIPESPPGIMTQRDVDEAGLRVAALAESRPDASALVIACYSDPGIDVTRSVARMPVYGIQECGALTAMARADRFGVIAIAEGSIPRHIRYLRRMGVEHRLAGELALGGVTVAESGHGAETLARLIGVGERLKALGAGAVVLGCAGMANHRAAAEEALGVPVIDPTQAAVAMALGAILARAA from the coding sequence ATGAACGGCATGACCCCCGGCCCGATCCTGGTCGTCAACCCGAACTCCTCGCAATCGGTCACCGACGGGCTCTCCGCGGCGCTGGAGCGCTTCCGCGTGCCCGGCGGCCCGGCCATCGAGTGCCTCACCATCCCCGAGAGCCCGCCGGGCATCATGACCCAGCGCGACGTGGACGAGGCCGGCCTGCGGGTGGCGGCCCTCGCCGAGAGCCGGCCCGACGCCTCCGCCCTCGTCATCGCCTGCTATTCCGACCCGGGCATCGACGTGACCCGCTCCGTGGCGCGCATGCCGGTCTACGGCATCCAGGAATGCGGGGCGCTCACCGCCATGGCGCGGGCCGACCGGTTCGGCGTGATCGCCATCGCGGAAGGCTCCATCCCGCGGCACATCCGCTACCTGCGCCGCATGGGCGTGGAGCACCGGCTGGCCGGCGAGCTGGCGCTCGGCGGTGTCACCGTGGCCGAGAGCGGCCATGGCGCGGAGACGCTCGCGCGGCTGATCGGCGTCGGGGAGCGGCTGAAGGCGCTCGGGGCCGGGGCGGTCGTGCTCGGCTGCGCCGGCATGGCCAACCACCGCGCCGCGGCGGAAGAGGCGCTCGGCGTCCCGGTGATCGACCCCACCCAGGCGGCCGTGGCCATGGCGCTCGGGGCGATCCTCGCCCGCGCGGCCTGA